In Gemmatimonadota bacterium, a single window of DNA contains:
- a CDS encoding type I restriction-modification system subunit M, whose protein sequence is MTYANHQDREELHRTIWQIANDLRGSVDGWDFKQYVLGMLFYRFISENLTAYINDDERRGGISDFDYAELSDENAELGREETVKEKGFYILPSELFVSVAASARHDQDLNETLARVFRNIENSAKGTASEDDLQGLFDDLDVNSPKLGATVEQRNRKLVRLLDAIAGLSFQDYADSTIDAFGDAYEFLMTMYASNAGKSGGEFFTPQEVSELLAEISTVGRHDVNKVYDPACGSGSLLLKFSKVLGKEKVRQGFFGQEVNLTTYNLCRINMFLHDINYERFDIALGDTLTDPAHWDDEPFDAIVSNPPYSIKWGGDANPILINDPRFSPAGVLAPKSKADLAFVMHMLSWLSTSGTAAIVEFPGVLYRGGAEMKIRRYLIENNYIDTVIQLPTDLFFGTSIATCIIVLKKSKADNKTLFIDASSEFVRSGNKNKLADDHRAKILKAYADRDDIEHFAALIDNKAIAQNDYNISVASYVEPEDTRETIDIKTLNDEIDRIVVHQQELRAAIDKIVLEIEGTR, encoded by the coding sequence ATGACATACGCTAATCATCAAGACAGGGAAGAACTGCACCGCACGATCTGGCAGATTGCCAACGATCTACGGGGCAGCGTGGACGGTTGGGACTTCAAGCAATACGTGCTGGGGATGTTGTTCTACCGATTCATCAGCGAGAACCTCACCGCCTATATCAACGACGACGAACGTCGAGGGGGCATCTCCGATTTCGATTATGCAGAACTGTCGGACGAAAACGCGGAGTTGGGGCGCGAAGAAACGGTAAAGGAAAAAGGTTTCTACATCCTGCCCTCCGAGTTGTTTGTCAGTGTGGCGGCCTCCGCGCGACACGATCAGGACCTGAACGAAACGCTTGCAAGGGTCTTTAGAAACATCGAGAACTCGGCAAAGGGTACAGCGAGCGAAGACGACCTGCAGGGCCTCTTCGATGACCTGGACGTAAACTCGCCGAAACTCGGAGCCACGGTGGAACAGCGGAATCGAAAGCTGGTCAGACTGCTCGACGCCATTGCCGGACTGAGTTTCCAGGATTACGCCGATTCTACCATAGACGCTTTCGGAGATGCCTACGAATTTCTGATGACGATGTATGCATCGAACGCGGGCAAGTCCGGTGGCGAGTTTTTCACCCCGCAGGAGGTTAGCGAATTGCTCGCGGAAATCTCGACCGTCGGCCGGCATGATGTGAACAAGGTATACGATCCGGCTTGTGGTTCGGGTTCGTTGCTGCTAAAGTTCTCCAAGGTGCTAGGGAAGGAGAAGGTTCGCCAGGGTTTCTTCGGGCAGGAGGTAAACCTCACGACCTATAACCTCTGCCGCATCAACATGTTTCTTCATGACATCAATTACGAGCGGTTCGATATCGCCCTCGGAGACACACTCACCGACCCGGCGCACTGGGACGATGAACCATTTGACGCCATAGTCTCCAATCCGCCCTATTCTATCAAATGGGGCGGCGACGCGAATCCGATCCTCATCAACGATCCGCGGTTTTCTCCAGCAGGCGTTTTAGCGCCAAAAAGCAAGGCCGATCTCGCTTTCGTCATGCACATGCTTTCCTGGCTTTCAACCAGCGGAACAGCTGCCATCGTCGAGTTTCCCGGAGTACTGTATCGCGGCGGAGCCGAAATGAAGATTCGCCGCTATCTCATTGAAAACAACTACATCGACACGGTGATCCAGCTACCCACCGATCTCTTCTTCGGAACCAGCATCGCCACCTGCATCATCGTGCTGAAAAAAAGCAAGGCGGACAACAAGACGCTCTTCATCGACGCATCCTCCGAATTCGTCCGTTCAGGCAACAAGAACAAGCTAGCCGATGATCACCGCGCGAAGATCCTCAAGGCGTACGCTGATCGCGACGACATCGAACACTTCGCCGCCCTGATCGACAACAAGGCTATCGCACAGAACGACTACAATATTTCGGTTGCGAGTTACGTGGAGCCAGAGGACACCCGGGAGACTATCGATATCAAGACGCTCAACGATGAGATCGACCGGATCGTTGTGCACCAGCAGGAACTCCGCGCGGCCATCGACAAAATCGTATTAGAAATAGAAGGAACGAGATGA
- a CDS encoding histidine phosphatase family protein, producing the protein MKELILVRHAKSSWKDPALHDHERPLNKRGKRDAPVMGERLSRSVCEPDLIVSSSAVRALDTARTIAGKLGYPRESIAVEERFFHAGVAELLRVIRGTDDSVDSLMLFGHNPGLTDLANHIGPREIFNMPTCAVLHLRFQADTWSTVGDAPGDEVRYDYPKRAAK; encoded by the coding sequence GTGAAAGAACTCATTCTGGTACGGCACGCCAAGTCGAGTTGGAAAGATCCCGCCCTCCACGATCATGAGCGGCCGCTGAACAAGCGCGGGAAGCGGGACGCGCCGGTGATGGGCGAGCGGCTGTCACGGAGCGTGTGCGAACCGGATCTGATCGTCTCGAGTTCCGCGGTCCGGGCGCTGGACACGGCGCGGACCATAGCCGGGAAGCTCGGGTACCCCCGCGAGAGCATCGCGGTGGAGGAGCGCTTCTTTCACGCGGGCGTTGCCGAACTGCTCCGTGTGATCCGGGGCACGGATGATTCGGTGGATAGCCTGATGCTGTTCGGGCACAATCCCGGTTTGACGGATCTTGCGAATCACATCGGGCCGCGAGAGATCTTCAATATGCCGACCTGTGCCGTGCTGCACCTGCGGTTCCAGGCTGACACCTGGTCCACCGTGGGCGATGCGCCCGGCGACGAAGTGCGGTACGACTATCCGAAGCGCGCGGCGAAGTAG
- a CDS encoding alpha/beta hydrolase, producing MDTRELKFIATEEKGEVSAILARPAGSSVAGGSDGPTAARALLVLGHGSGTNMRHRFMEELSEALNDAGVATFRFNYPYSEKGGGGMDGEKVRLATVWAAIETAKENADGLPVFAGGHSMSGRMVSMACAREPVEGLRGIVFYAFPLHASKKNTERAEHLKAVEVPMLFLSGQRDSMADLDLLQPVADDLPTATLHVVDTADHGFKVLKRRNTDEPVMEELARVSAEWMAEPR from the coding sequence ATTGATACGAGAGAATTGAAGTTCATCGCGACTGAAGAGAAAGGCGAGGTTTCGGCCATCCTTGCGAGGCCGGCCGGCTCATCCGTCGCAGGCGGCTCCGACGGTCCAACCGCCGCACGAGCCCTGCTCGTGCTCGGACACGGATCGGGCACGAACATGCGCCATCGGTTCATGGAGGAACTGAGCGAAGCGCTGAACGATGCGGGGGTCGCCACCTTTCGATTCAACTATCCCTATTCCGAAAAGGGCGGCGGGGGGATGGACGGCGAGAAGGTGCGCCTGGCTACGGTGTGGGCGGCCATCGAGACGGCCAAGGAAAACGCCGACGGGCTGCCGGTCTTCGCCGGCGGACATTCCATGAGCGGCCGCATGGTGTCAATGGCGTGTGCCCGGGAACCGGTCGAAGGGCTGAGGGGCATCGTGTTTTACGCCTTTCCGCTTCACGCGAGCAAGAAGAACACGGAGCGCGCCGAACACCTGAAGGCGGTCGAGGTACCCATGTTGTTCCTGTCCGGCCAGCGGGACTCGATGGCGGACCTGGATCTTCTGCAGCCGGTCGCGGACGACCTGCCAACCGCGACGCTGCACGTCGTGGATACCGCGGATCATGGATTCAAGGTACTGAAGCGTCGGAATACAGACGAACCCGTCATGGAGGAGCTGGCCAGGGTCTCGGCCGAATGGATGGCGGAACCGCGGTAG
- a CDS encoding restriction endonuclease subunit S yields the protein MKTHVGRIEKLISELCPDGVEFRALGRLCGFGKVGADKKTKEGQKHALLLNYMDVVRNQFISKDILKMKVTATDAQFESCDIKRGDVFITPTSETKEDIGISAVAVENIHNAVYSYHVMRLRPHKSNYTTSCYIAYLFESDELQKQIQKAATGITRFGLTKSKWSRLEIPIPPLPIQSEIVKTLDTFRELEAELEAELEAELEARKKQYEYYRDKLLN from the coding sequence ATGAAAACGCACGTGGGTCGTATCGAGAAACTGATATCCGAATTGTGTCCGGATGGGGTGGAGTTTCGGGCGTTGGGCAGATTGTGCGGATTCGGTAAGGTCGGTGCAGATAAAAAGACCAAGGAAGGGCAGAAACACGCTTTACTTTTGAATTACATGGATGTCGTGAGAAACCAGTTCATTTCTAAGGACATATTGAAAATGAAGGTGACTGCGACAGACGCACAATTCGAAAGCTGCGACATTAAACGCGGTGATGTATTTATTACACCAACTTCTGAAACTAAGGAAGATATAGGCATATCTGCTGTCGCTGTCGAAAACATCCACAACGCCGTGTATAGTTATCATGTAATGAGGCTTCGACCCCATAAATCCAACTATACTACTTCTTGTTACATTGCGTATTTATTTGAATCTGACGAACTACAAAAGCAAATTCAAAAAGCAGCGACGGGGATTACGCGATTTGGACTTACAAAAAGCAAGTGGTCACGTCTCGAAATCCCCATTCCCCCCTTACCAATCCAGTCGGAGATCGTTAAAACCCTGGACACTTTTAGAGAACTGGAAGCAGAACTGGAAGCAGAACTGGAAGCAGAACTGGAAGCAAGAAAAAAGCAGTATGAGTATTACAGAGATAAGTTGTTGAAT
- the rmuC gene encoding DNA recombination protein RmuC: MDTLTIILLIALLACLALAASVLVWSFRNSSRINALSGEKAAMETELGVVREQLAEAGKSLEEVRKLEVERAGLLQKLSNAEERLGERDEVEKRFKDTFKALSSEVLKSQQESFKANAEETLKARQEAVEKLVKPLSEKIESLDKARAKNAGEFQTQISNLMQANRELASEAQTLSNALKRPDVRGRWGETQLERVLELSGLRKDIDFTVQDSFDSEGERIRTDVIVHLPQDRTVILDSKVSLTALMEAFETDDDETRSAAIDRHVSQVKSHVDSLAKKEYWSVLASTPDMVVMVLPEFAFLPAIEREPGLTERALEKNVVIVTPPALLALLKAVEMSWQQIRVAETARQISDLGKEMYDRLAVFAGHYVNVGNSLRQAIERYNRSVGSWDTRVATSAQRFTDLNVPITRELPEVPPVDAVPGSIQKLTDGKPEAGKLADGKLADGKSADGNLTDGKPGEGQAENADGRVVDNDE, translated from the coding sequence ATGGACACATTGACGATCATATTGCTCATCGCGCTCCTGGCATGCCTGGCTTTGGCGGCCAGCGTGCTGGTCTGGAGCTTCAGAAACAGCAGCCGGATCAACGCGCTCAGCGGCGAGAAGGCGGCCATGGAGACCGAACTGGGCGTGGTGCGCGAGCAACTGGCCGAAGCGGGAAAGTCGCTGGAGGAAGTCCGGAAGCTGGAAGTCGAACGGGCCGGCCTGCTTCAGAAACTCTCCAACGCGGAGGAACGCCTCGGCGAACGGGACGAGGTGGAGAAGCGGTTCAAGGACACCTTCAAGGCCCTGTCGTCGGAAGTCCTTAAGTCGCAGCAGGAATCGTTCAAGGCAAACGCCGAGGAAACGCTGAAAGCGCGCCAGGAAGCCGTCGAGAAACTGGTCAAGCCCCTGTCGGAGAAAATCGAGTCGCTGGACAAGGCACGGGCCAAGAATGCGGGCGAATTTCAAACTCAGATATCGAACCTCATGCAGGCCAACAGGGAACTCGCCAGCGAGGCCCAGACGCTTTCCAACGCGTTGAAGCGGCCCGACGTGCGCGGCCGGTGGGGGGAGACCCAGCTTGAGCGGGTCCTTGAGCTTTCGGGCCTTCGGAAGGACATCGATTTCACGGTGCAGGACAGCTTCGACAGCGAAGGGGAACGGATTCGAACCGACGTGATCGTCCATCTGCCGCAGGACCGGACGGTGATTCTCGATTCCAAGGTGTCGCTGACGGCGCTCATGGAAGCCTTCGAGACGGACGATGACGAAACTCGGTCGGCCGCAATCGACCGCCATGTCAGCCAGGTGAAGAGCCACGTGGACTCCCTGGCCAAAAAGGAGTACTGGAGCGTCCTGGCCTCGACGCCGGACATGGTGGTGATGGTCCTGCCCGAGTTCGCCTTTCTCCCCGCCATCGAACGGGAACCCGGGCTGACGGAACGGGCCCTCGAGAAGAACGTGGTCATCGTCACGCCGCCCGCCCTGCTGGCGTTGCTAAAGGCCGTGGAGATGTCCTGGCAGCAGATCCGCGTCGCGGAGACTGCCCGGCAGATCAGCGACCTGGGCAAGGAGATGTACGACCGGCTGGCCGTGTTCGCGGGCCACTACGTCAACGTCGGCAATTCGCTTCGGCAGGCGATCGAACGGTACAATCGCAGCGTCGGATCATGGGATACCCGGGTTGCCACGTCCGCCCAACGTTTCACCGACTTGAACGTCCCCATTACACGGGAATTGCCGGAGGTTCCGCCGGTCGATGCCGTTCCCGGATCGATCCAGAAACTGACGGACGGCAAGCCGGAAGCCGGGAAGCTGGCGGACGGGAAGCTGGCGGACGGGAAGTCGGCGGACGGTAACCTGACGGACGGGAAGCCGGGGGAAGGCCAGGCTGAAAACGCAGACGGCCGCGTCGTTGACAATGATGAATAA
- a CDS encoding carbon-nitrogen hydrolase family protein, which produces MNANSEVRIGCVQTPATATFEEAIEVACRLAGDAVAKGAELVCLPEFCGGLRTDNDMICPPSAPEADHPVVAALRDFTRNAGVWTLIGSVAVDGLDGRLINRGFLVDDQGEIRARYDKIHLFDVDLSRDEQYRESDVVSPGETAVVADTPWGRLGMTTCYDLRFPQLYRTLAQAGAEMLAVPAAFTKTTGQAHWHVLNRARAIENGAVVVAPCAAGSIPGGGEVYGHSLIISPWGEVLADGGEDVGVIVATVDLGSVASARGRVPSLRHDRPFSLPAKAKADRRSVA; this is translated from the coding sequence ATGAATGCAAACAGCGAAGTACGTATCGGTTGTGTGCAGACGCCCGCCACGGCGACCTTCGAAGAGGCCATTGAAGTCGCCTGCCGCCTGGCGGGCGACGCGGTGGCGAAAGGCGCCGAGTTGGTTTGCCTGCCCGAGTTCTGCGGCGGCCTCAGAACCGACAACGACATGATCTGTCCGCCCTCGGCGCCGGAGGCGGACCATCCCGTGGTCGCGGCCCTGCGGGATTTCACGCGGAACGCCGGCGTGTGGACGCTCATCGGCTCCGTGGCGGTGGACGGGCTGGACGGCCGGCTCATCAACCGCGGTTTCCTGGTGGACGACCAGGGGGAGATCCGCGCGCGCTACGACAAGATCCACCTCTTCGACGTGGACCTCTCCCGGGACGAGCAGTACCGCGAATCGGACGTCGTATCGCCCGGCGAGACGGCCGTGGTGGCGGACACGCCCTGGGGCCGGCTCGGTATGACCACTTGTTACGACCTGCGCTTTCCCCAGCTCTACCGTACGCTGGCACAGGCCGGCGCCGAGATGCTCGCCGTGCCGGCGGCGTTCACGAAGACGACGGGACAGGCCCACTGGCACGTGCTGAACCGCGCCCGGGCCATCGAGAACGGCGCCGTAGTGGTGGCCCCCTGCGCCGCGGGTTCGATTCCGGGCGGCGGCGAAGTGTACGGCCATTCGCTCATCATTTCCCCCTGGGGCGAGGTCCTGGCCGACGGCGGCGAAGACGTGGGCGTCATCGTCGCAACGGTGGACCTGGGCAGCGTCGCCAGCGCGCGCGGCCGCGTGCCGAGTCTCCGCCACGACCGCCCGTTCAGCCTGCCCGCGAAAGCCAAAGCGGATCGGCGCTCGGTGGCGTGA
- a CDS encoding ATP-binding protein has translation MKNRTVLSLMKQKSGTRLGRLIALTGARQTGKTTLVQAGFPEYDFVSLEDPIVRPDYTALSAAQWYQRYPRVILDEIQKAPSIVESVKAVYDRYPDTRSILLGSSQILLMDQIRESLAGRVTILELYPLTIPEMMTDSWHDPVVESRLVRFLESGDPDMLVSGIPQQSDRYARAVDHLDHYLNFGGMPVVTDVTLSREDRYGWLQDYLRTYLQRDLRDLANLRDLVPYVRMLRALGGLAGGLLNTSELARLAGVTHRTINRFVTYLEISYQVVQLQPWFRNRNKRLSKAAKIHFLDPGIQRALLNRRGRPSGTEFEGAIVAEIFKQARNLRLPVDFYHLRTVDGREVDLLIETESGYVPVEVKYKDRVSHRDARHLRRLDEILDKPVLQALVLSNDPHIRDLGDGVMGIPAGWALGG, from the coding sequence ATGAAAAACCGGACTGTGCTGTCCTTGATGAAACAGAAGTCGGGTACCCGGCTGGGACGACTGATCGCATTGACAGGTGCCCGTCAGACCGGCAAGACCACCCTGGTGCAGGCCGGGTTTCCTGAATACGACTTCGTCTCGCTCGAAGACCCGATCGTACGCCCGGACTATACCGCGCTTTCAGCGGCACAGTGGTACCAACGTTATCCCAGGGTCATTCTGGACGAAATACAGAAGGCGCCTTCGATAGTCGAATCTGTCAAGGCGGTGTATGACCGGTATCCCGACACCCGTTCCATACTGCTTGGATCCAGCCAGATCCTGTTGATGGATCAGATCCGGGAGAGCCTGGCCGGACGCGTCACCATATTGGAACTGTATCCGCTTACGATACCGGAGATGATGACCGATTCCTGGCACGATCCGGTCGTGGAATCCCGCCTGGTCCGGTTCCTTGAATCCGGGGATCCTGATATGCTTGTATCAGGAATACCCCAACAAAGCGACAGGTACGCCAGAGCGGTTGATCACCTCGATCACTACCTGAACTTCGGGGGCATGCCGGTCGTTACCGATGTTACGCTGTCCCGGGAGGACCGGTACGGTTGGCTACAGGACTACCTGCGAACGTATCTGCAAAGAGATCTACGTGATCTGGCCAATCTTCGGGACCTGGTTCCCTATGTACGCATGTTGCGGGCATTGGGCGGCTTGGCTGGCGGTTTGCTGAATACCAGCGAACTGGCTCGTCTCGCCGGCGTGACGCACAGGACGATTAATCGTTTCGTCACTTACCTCGAAATCAGTTACCAGGTCGTTCAGTTACAACCATGGTTCAGAAATCGAAACAAACGCCTTTCCAAGGCAGCGAAAATACACTTCCTCGATCCGGGCATCCAGCGCGCGTTGCTCAACCGCAGGGGTCGGCCCTCGGGGACCGAATTCGAAGGCGCCATCGTCGCGGAGATCTTCAAACAGGCGCGGAACCTGAGGTTGCCCGTTGATTTCTATCATCTGCGAACGGTCGACGGTCGGGAAGTCGATCTGCTGATCGAGACCGAAAGTGGCTATGTGCCTGTCGAGGTTAAATACAAAGACAGGGTCTCGCACAGGGACGCGCGCCACCTGCGTCGTTTGGATGAGATCCTGGACAAACCCGTCCTGCAGGCGCTGGTGCTATCCAACGACCCACATATCCGAGACCTGGGTGACGGCGTGATGGGGATACCCGCGGGATGGGCGCTCGGTGGGTGA
- a CDS encoding sugar phosphate isomerase/epimerase: MDLSFFTSAGGDAWSLEECAGWAKENGFDAVRLSAGGAVDPDRILADGPGEVNDTLKSHGIYLAALSAHNNLLDDDVAQADAAEDRLRKAILAASALGVPVVVTHAGSPVGWHFYGQFSSTPGNPGDRSVELVERFKARYTAIVKLAEDHGITIALDGAVRMGNIACNPEMWERVLDAVPSDHLGLSCDPSHWLWMMILPAEDAIRMFAGRWVYADVKDAEVSPAMLFRQGIIGNWWWQYRVPGRGQLNWGTVIGALVESGYDYVLCVENEDRGMPGLAGFALGGRHLRQFLPPAGAEYQRPAGPWNVS; encoded by the coding sequence ATGGACCTCAGTTTTTTCACGAGCGCGGGAGGGGACGCCTGGTCCCTGGAGGAATGCGCCGGCTGGGCGAAAGAGAACGGGTTTGACGCGGTGCGGCTTTCGGCCGGCGGGGCCGTCGATCCGGACCGCATCCTCGCCGACGGACCCGGCGAAGTCAACGACACCCTGAAGTCGCACGGCATTTACCTGGCCGCGCTGTCGGCCCACAACAACCTGCTGGACGACGACGTGGCGCAGGCGGACGCGGCGGAAGACCGGCTGCGAAAGGCCATCCTGGCGGCCTCGGCCCTGGGCGTTCCCGTGGTCGTCACCCATGCGGGCAGTCCCGTGGGCTGGCATTTCTACGGGCAGTTCTCGTCGACCCCCGGCAATCCGGGCGACCGGTCCGTGGAACTGGTGGAACGGTTTAAGGCGCGTTATACGGCCATCGTGAAACTGGCCGAAGACCACGGCATTACCATCGCCCTGGACGGCGCGGTGCGCATGGGGAACATCGCCTGCAATCCGGAGATGTGGGAGCGGGTGCTCGACGCGGTGCCGTCCGATCACCTGGGCCTTTCCTGTGATCCCTCCCACTGGCTGTGGATGATGATCCTGCCCGCCGAGGACGCCATCCGCATGTTCGCGGGCAGATGGGTCTACGCGGACGTGAAGGACGCCGAGGTGAGTCCCGCCATGCTGTTCCGCCAGGGCATCATCGGCAACTGGTGGTGGCAGTACCGCGTGCCGGGCCGGGGACAGCTCAACTGGGGCACCGTCATCGGCGCCCTGGTCGAGTCGGGCTATGACTACGTGCTCTGCGTCGAGAACGAGGACCGCGGCATGCCGGGACTGGCCGGATTCGCCCTGGGCGGACGCCATCTTCGCCAGTTCCTACCGCCCGCCGGCGCGGAGTACCAACGGCCGGCCGGGCCCTGGAACGTATCCTGA
- a CDS encoding cupin domain-containing protein, whose amino-acid sequence MAHHKALMKGGFLLPMCEKHFHDHDETWLILKGSGTGFWIDHDGNREDFVLEAGDVWMIPAGFEHGCAGTNSEDFTISVFDGTKPPGCHDHAHYYIEKEGYIPSFKLIKTPTDRYGSV is encoded by the coding sequence ATGGCCCACCACAAGGCCCTGATGAAGGGCGGCTTCCTCCTGCCCATGTGCGAGAAGCACTTCCACGACCATGACGAGACCTGGCTGATCCTGAAAGGAAGCGGGACTGGATTCTGGATCGATCACGACGGCAACCGGGAGGATTTCGTCCTGGAAGCGGGCGACGTCTGGATGATCCCCGCGGGTTTCGAACACGGTTGCGCCGGGACGAACAGCGAAGACTTCACGATCAGCGTCTTCGACGGGACGAAGCCGCCCGGGTGCCATGATCACGCTCATTACTACATCGAAAAAGAAGGCTACATCCCCTCGTTTAAACTGATCAAGACACCGACGGACCGGTACGGATCGGTTTAG